In Centropristis striata isolate RG_2023a ecotype Rhode Island chromosome 5, C.striata_1.0, whole genome shotgun sequence, a single genomic region encodes these proteins:
- the mapre1b gene encoding microtubule-associated protein RP/EB family member 1b isoform X1 yields the protein MAVNVYSTSVTSDNLSRHDMLVWINDSLQMNLTKIEMLCSGGAYCQFMDMLFPNSVPLKKVKFGAKLEHEYIHNFKLLQVSFKKMGVDKIIPVDKLVKGKFQDNFEFVQWFKKFFDANYDGKEYDPVEARQGQDAMPIPNATPSALNKAPKKALSQATQRPPVAKVAPKLANVSARKPGMGGGDEERAELMNEVEMLKSTIQDMEKERDFYFGKLRNIELICQEKEGEGDTTLQRIIDILYATDEGFVIPDAEDQVTPDLPDFPL from the exons ATGGCTGTGAACGTGTACTCCACCTCAGTGACCAGTGACAACTTAAGTCGTCATGACATGTTGGTCTGGATCAACGACTCTCTACAGATGAACCTCACCAAGATAGAAATGTTGTGTTCAG GTGGTGCCTACTGCCAGTTCATGGACATGCTGTTTCCCAACTCTGTGCCTCTGAAGAAAGTTAAATTTGGTGCCAAGCTGGAGCATGAATACATCCACAACTTCAAGCTTCTGCAGGTTTCCTTCAAAAAGATGGGCGTCGACAAA ATCATTCCAGTAGACAAACTGGTGAAGGGGAAGTTCCAGGACAACTTTGAGTTCGTGCAGTGGTTTAAGAAGTTCTTTGATGCCAACTACGATGGGAAGGAGTACGACCCGGTGGAGGCGAGGCAGGGCCAGGACGCCATGCCCATCCCCAACGCCACCCCGTCAGCGCTCAACAAAGCCCCGAAAAAGGCCCTCAGTCAAG CAACTCAGAGGCCACCTGTTGCCAAAGTAGCACCCAAGTTGGCCAACGTCAGCGCGAGAAAGCCCGGGATGGGAGGAGGGGACGAGGAGAGGGCGGAGCTCATGAATGAG GTGGAGATGCTGAAATCTACCATTCAGGAcatggagaaggagagagacttttattttggtaagctGCGGAACATTGAGCTGATCTGCCAGGAAAAAGAAGGCGAGGGCGACACCACGCTGCAGAGGATCATTGATATCCTCTACGCCACAGAC gagGGCTTTGTGATACCGGATGCGGAGGATCAGG TGACCCCAGACCTGCCGGACTTCCCCCTCTAG
- the mapre1b gene encoding microtubule-associated protein RP/EB family member 1b isoform X2, translating to MAVNVYSTSVTSDNLSRHDMLVWINDSLQMNLTKIEMLCSGGAYCQFMDMLFPNSVPLKKVKFGAKLEHEYIHNFKLLQVSFKKMGVDKIIPVDKLVKGKFQDNFEFVQWFKKFFDANYDGKEYDPVEARQGQDAMPIPNATPSALNKAPKKALSQATQRPPVAKVAPKLANVSARKPGMGGGDEERAELMNEVEMLKSTIQDMEKERDFYFGKLRNIELICQEKEGEGDTTLQRIIDILYATDEGFVIPDAEDQEEF from the exons ATGGCTGTGAACGTGTACTCCACCTCAGTGACCAGTGACAACTTAAGTCGTCATGACATGTTGGTCTGGATCAACGACTCTCTACAGATGAACCTCACCAAGATAGAAATGTTGTGTTCAG GTGGTGCCTACTGCCAGTTCATGGACATGCTGTTTCCCAACTCTGTGCCTCTGAAGAAAGTTAAATTTGGTGCCAAGCTGGAGCATGAATACATCCACAACTTCAAGCTTCTGCAGGTTTCCTTCAAAAAGATGGGCGTCGACAAA ATCATTCCAGTAGACAAACTGGTGAAGGGGAAGTTCCAGGACAACTTTGAGTTCGTGCAGTGGTTTAAGAAGTTCTTTGATGCCAACTACGATGGGAAGGAGTACGACCCGGTGGAGGCGAGGCAGGGCCAGGACGCCATGCCCATCCCCAACGCCACCCCGTCAGCGCTCAACAAAGCCCCGAAAAAGGCCCTCAGTCAAG CAACTCAGAGGCCACCTGTTGCCAAAGTAGCACCCAAGTTGGCCAACGTCAGCGCGAGAAAGCCCGGGATGGGAGGAGGGGACGAGGAGAGGGCGGAGCTCATGAATGAG GTGGAGATGCTGAAATCTACCATTCAGGAcatggagaaggagagagacttttattttggtaagctGCGGAACATTGAGCTGATCTGCCAGGAAAAAGAAGGCGAGGGCGACACCACGCTGCAGAGGATCATTGATATCCTCTACGCCACAGAC gagGGCTTTGTGATACCGGATGCGGAGGATCAGGAGGAGTTTTAA